Proteins encoded in a region of the Marmota flaviventris isolate mMarFla1 chromosome 3, mMarFla1.hap1, whole genome shotgun sequence genome:
- the Sult4a1 gene encoding sulfotransferase 4A1 — MAESEAETPSTPGEFESKYFEFHGVRLPPFCRGKMEEIANFPVRPSDVWIVTYPKSGTSLLQEVVYLVSQGADPDEIGLMNIDEQLPVLEYPQPGLDIIKELTSPRLIKSHLPYRFLPSDLHNGDSKVIYMARNPKDLVVSYYQFHRSLRTMSYRGTFQEFCRRFMNDKLGYGSWFEHVQEFWEHRMDANVLFLKYEDMHRDLVTMVEQLARFLGVSCDKAQLESLSEHCHQLVDQCCNAEALPVGRGRVGLWKDIFTVSMNEKFDLVYKQKMGKCNLTFDFYL; from the exons atgGCGGAGAGCGAGGCCGAGACCCCCAGCACCCCGGGGGAGTTCGAGAGCAAGTACTTCGAGTTCCACGGCGTGCGGCTGCCGCCCTTCTGCCGCGGGAAGATGGAGGAGATCGCCAACTTCCCGGTGCGGCCCAGCGACGTGTGGATCGTCACCTACCCCAAGTCGG GCACAAGCCTGCTGCAGGAGGTTGTCTACCTGGTGAGCCAAGGGGCCGACCCCGACGAGATCGGCCTGATGAACATCGACGAGCAGCTCCCGGTCCTGGAGTACCCCCAGCCAGGCCTGGACATCATCAAG GAACTGACGTCTCCCCGCCTCATCAAGAGCCACCTCCCCTACCGCTTCCTGCCCTCCGACCTCCACAACGGTGACTCCAAG GTCATCTACATGGCTCGGAACCCCAAGGACCTGGTGGTGTCCTACTACCAGTTCCACCGCTCGCTGCGGACCATGAGCTACCGGGGCACTTTCCAGGAGTTCTGCCGGAGGTTCATGAACGACAAGC TGGGCTACGGCTCCTGGTTTGAGCACGTGCAGGAGTTCTGGGAGCACCGCATGGATGCCAATGTGCTCTTCCTCAAGTACGAAGACATGCACCGG GACCTGGTGACCATGGTGGAGCAGCTGGCCAGATTCCTGGGTGTGTCCTGTGACAAGGCCCAGCTGGAGTCCCTGAGCGAGCACTGCCACCAGCTGGTGGACCAGTGCTGCAACGCGGAGGCCCTGCCTGTGGGCCGGG GGCGGGTCGGTCTGTGGAAGGACATCTTCACCGTCTCCATGAACGAGAAGTTCGATCTTGTGTATAAACAGAAGATGGGGAAGTGCAACCTCACCTTTGACTTTTatttatag